TTTTGATTTTCCCTGTCGTAGTCACTGGAAATGGCTGCCTCCACTGATGATAAGACCTTGGCACCTTAAATCTGTTACACAAAAAGAAAATTTTGAGAATGGTGATTGTAGCTCCATTGGTAAGAAATATTTGCTCTCAAACGGATGCGCATTCAGTTTCCAAATGCTAATATGTTTTCATCAGAAGACCACCTGCTCAGTTTTTTCGTCCTGCAGTGCTCATGAAGGATCTGAGGAGACACTTCCTTGCCTTTGCCTTGGTGCTTAGTTCTTGCATCAACCCACTTCCAGCCATCCTTGATGCTAACGCAAGCAATAACTTTCTCCCCGAGACGACTATCTGGTGCACCAACTACCACAACTCCTGCTACTCCTGGGTGCTGAGATAGTACCAGTTCAACCTGAACAACTCCAGGTATTATATATTGTGTCAAGTCACATGTCATTGTTGAAGGACTAAAGAATATGTAGAGTTTGGACTGCTTATGGAAAAAGTACCTCTTCTGGGTAAACATTTTCACCTCCAGTTTTGATGCGGCCCTTTTGCCGCCCCATAAGCCATAGATTACCAGCTTTGTCCATCCATCCGGTGTCTCCAGTGTCAAGCCATCCGTTCCTGACACAATCTGATGAATCCACCTTGTTGTTTGCCCAGTACCCAACCATGGTGTGCAAGCCTCTAGTTAAGATGTTCCCAGTTGGTGAAGAACTGGTGCTATTATCATCCATGCCGATTCGTATCTCAACATGTGGTGCCGGTTTGCCAACACAAACGCCTCCATAATGGCTGCCTGGTTGGTTCTTGGGTTCTTGAAGCTTTGGTATATTGAGAGCCATGAATGTCAGAGATGAGCAGGCCTCAGTCATCCCTGTTGCAAATTATAAGCTGTTAAAATTCAGTAGATGCATTTCCAAAGTGGCTAAATCGCGATGCCAGAGGGAATAACTAACATGGTTTTAGAGTACATTATAAAAGTACACTGTTCAGCCAATATTTCCCTCTTCATAGAGATGTTAGTTTGCACACAATAAATTAATCCTCATGATACATGATTCTGAAGAATCTGCGGTGCTAACTGGCAAAGAACACATACCATAAGCTGAGAAAATAGCAGCATGAGGAAACAATTGTGAAGCTTCATTTATTTGGTCAAGAGACAGCC
This DNA window, taken from Miscanthus floridulus cultivar M001 chromosome 13, ASM1932011v1, whole genome shotgun sequence, encodes the following:
- the LOC136501394 gene encoding 2-succinylbenzoate--CoA ligase, chloroplastic/peroxisomal-like isoform X2, whose amino-acid sequence is MLCFVSLVSQSFEEAAHAVELVQPSAFVFDGAFRSWALRLTESDRFPSIDLYLLLGDPCRTGHAVAEFESVAHIKRSMRGATVMMEPMSAPGDVALICFTSGTTGRPKGVAISHTSLIIQSLAKIAIVGYGENDVYLHTAPLCHIGGISSCMAILMAGGCHVLIPKFDAKSAFDAIQEQGVTSFITVPAIMADLLSYPRKEMISDWGKTVTKILNGGGGLSLDQINEASQLFPHAAIFSAYGMTEACSSLTFMALNIPKLQEPKNQPGSHYGGVCVGKPAPHVEIRIGMDDNSTSSSPTGNILTRGLHTMVGYWANNKVDSSDCVRNGWLDTGDTGWMDKAGNLWLMGRQKGRIKTGGENVYPEEVELVLSQHPGVAGVVVVGAPDSRLGEKVIACVSIKDGWKWVDARTKHQGKGKEVSPQILHEHCRTKKLSRFKVPRSYHQWRQPFPVTTTGKIKREELKREILAAIQLPSNL